One part of the Chlamydiales bacterium genome encodes these proteins:
- a CDS encoding dihydrolipoamide acetyltransferase family protein, whose protein sequence is MPFTFTMPKLSPTMTEGTIAKWLKKEGEFIEANEVFVEIATDKATVEHAALDEGWLRKILVQAGDEVPVNQSVAIFTEKKDESIEGYVPEGIAPVKNGSVTTEKESLTSIIKENKPQPTTAAFKETLFAIEPPIDVEGPWSTSIDEKGRVKASPLARKLAKEKNLDLATATATGPGGRVTSKDLATAQMDAGAVFGSNKHPDIPSGTYEEEKLSPLRKVLAERLQQAKMFVPHFYVGVEIDVSALVALRDQLKNHDIKVTYNDLILKAAALVLRKHPGINSGFNAANNTIVRFKTIDISVAVSFEGGLITPIVRHADFKNVGQIASEVKFLADKARNGKLQPHEYKGGSFTISNLGMFGVDTFTAIVNPPQAAILAVGGIMDKPVVKAGAVVPGKLLNLILSADHRVIDGSASAAFLKELQHVLENPSILLL, encoded by the coding sequence ATGCCATTTACATTTACAATGCCCAAGCTATCTCCTACGATGACAGAAGGAACAATTGCAAAATGGCTTAAAAAAGAGGGCGAATTTATTGAAGCCAATGAAGTGTTTGTTGAAATTGCAACAGATAAAGCAACAGTTGAGCATGCAGCTCTCGATGAGGGGTGGCTGCGCAAGATATTAGTTCAGGCGGGGGATGAAGTACCTGTCAATCAAAGTGTTGCAATATTTACTGAAAAAAAAGATGAAAGCATAGAAGGATATGTTCCAGAGGGTATTGCGCCTGTAAAAAATGGTTCTGTTACAACAGAAAAGGAATCTTTAACATCCATAATAAAAGAAAACAAGCCACAACCAACAACGGCTGCATTTAAAGAGACTTTATTTGCAATAGAGCCTCCAATAGATGTCGAAGGGCCATGGAGCACATCCATTGATGAAAAGGGCCGCGTTAAAGCATCTCCACTTGCAAGAAAGCTTGCTAAAGAAAAAAATCTAGATCTTGCAACAGCAACGGCTACAGGCCCAGGTGGCAGAGTGACAAGTAAGGATCTTGCAACTGCTCAAATGGATGCAGGAGCTGTTTTTGGCAGCAACAAACACCCTGACATCCCATCTGGCACGTATGAAGAGGAAAAACTTTCACCTTTAAGAAAAGTGCTTGCAGAAAGACTTCAGCAAGCAAAAATGTTTGTACCCCACTTTTATGTAGGAGTGGAAATCGATGTATCTGCTCTGGTAGCTCTTCGTGATCAGTTAAAAAATCATGACATTAAAGTAACTTATAATGATCTCATCTTAAAAGCTGCGGCCCTTGTTTTACGAAAGCATCCTGGTATTAACAGTGGCTTTAATGCAGCAAATAATACAATCGTTCGTTTTAAAACAATAGACATCTCTGTTGCAGTTAGTTTTGAAGGAGGACTCATCACTCCTATTGTGCGCCATGCCGATTTTAAAAATGTGGGTCAAATTGCAAGTGAAGTAAAATTTCTTGCAGACAAAGCAAGGAATGGAAAGCTTCAGCCACATGAATATAAGGGAGGCTCTTTCACAATTTCTAATTTAGGAATGTTTGGCGTAGATACTTTTACTGCGATAGTCAATCCGCCGCAAGCTGCCATTCTTGCAGTGGGTGGCATCATGGATAAACCTGTTGTTAAGGCAGGCGCTGTAGTTCCAGGAAAGCTCTTAAATCTAATTCTTTCTGCAGATCACAGAGTTATCGATGGATCTGCCTCTGCTGCTTTCCTAAAAGAGTTACAACATGTTCTTGAAAATCCATCTATCTTACTTTTATAA
- a CDS encoding alpha-ketoacid dehydrogenase subunit beta produces MREALRQALDEEMQMDSRVCILGEEVGAYNGAYKITKGMLDKWGPKRVVDCPISELGFAGLAIGSAMTGLRPVVEFMSWNFSFVAADQLISNACKMYYMSGNRFSVPIVFRGPNGSAAQVSSQHSHCVEALYGNFPGFIILAPSNPYDAKGLLKSAIRNNNPVLFLESELSYGDKMDIPTGEYLVPIGKARVVTQGSDITLVSHSRMVLFCELAAIELAKQGIKVELIDLRTVKPLDIATICNSIRKTHGCVIVEEGHSFAGIASEIGFQVIEHCFDYLDRPLVRVCQKETPMPYSRVLEEKTLPNVDRIIHSVKKALNKE; encoded by the coding sequence ATGCGAGAAGCACTTAGACAGGCACTTGATGAAGAGATGCAAATGGATAGTCGCGTGTGCATATTAGGTGAAGAGGTTGGTGCTTATAATGGTGCTTACAAGATCACAAAGGGTATGTTGGATAAATGGGGTCCAAAAAGGGTGGTCGATTGTCCTATCTCAGAACTTGGGTTTGCAGGCCTTGCAATAGGATCTGCAATGACGGGTTTGCGTCCTGTCGTTGAATTTATGAGCTGGAATTTCTCTTTTGTTGCAGCAGACCAACTTATTTCTAACGCATGCAAGATGTATTACATGTCAGGAAATAGATTTTCTGTTCCTATTGTTTTTAGAGGACCCAATGGGTCTGCAGCACAAGTTTCAAGTCAGCACTCACATTGCGTAGAAGCACTCTATGGTAATTTTCCAGGCTTTATTATTTTAGCTCCTAGTAACCCTTATGATGCAAAAGGACTACTAAAGTCTGCAATACGTAATAATAATCCAGTTCTTTTTTTAGAGTCGGAGCTTTCCTATGGAGATAAGATGGACATTCCTACCGGGGAATATCTGGTTCCTATTGGAAAAGCGCGCGTTGTAACTCAAGGAAGTGATATTACGCTTGTTTCTCATAGCAGAATGGTTTTATTTTGTGAGCTTGCGGCGATAGAACTTGCAAAACAAGGTATTAAGGTAGAACTTATCGATCTTCGTACGGTAAAACCCTTAGATATTGCAACGATTTGTAATTCAATTAGGAAGACACATGGATGTGTGATTGTTGAAGAGGGACACTCCTTTGCAGGCATTGCCTCAGAAATTGGATTTCAAGTAATAGAGCACTGTTTTGATTACCTTGACAGACCCCTTGTTAGGGTGTGCCAAAAAGAGACTCCTATGCCTTATTCTAGAGTATTAGAAGAAAAGACTCTGCCAAATGTCGATCGTATTATCCACTCAGTAAAAAAAGCGCTCAATAAGGAGTAA
- the pdhA gene encoding pyruvate dehydrogenase (acetyl-transferring) E1 component subunit alpha, with amino-acid sequence MARYNFFPSNQKLLLEELAKDVLLEDLKQMLLIRNFEIRAESAYQHGHIGGFFHSYMGQEAIQVAAYRVFGKEHWYVTSYRCHALALLLGATPDALMAELYGKVTGNAQGRGGSMHFFTEKLLGGHGIVGGQIPIATGAAFTSKYLGKKDECTLCFLGDGAVAQGSFHESLNLAALWKLPCIYIIENNQWGMGTSATTAIAVDQIAERKAPGYNMKSYTFDGMDYFNCFAGFKFLKEEMSRTEEPILVEVVTERFRGHSISDPGLYRSKEDLHACMSKDPILILKNILIEKGFLTEDLYKIMDKQAKDCMVESMRFAEESPWPDPIHLEEDVFAP; translated from the coding sequence ATGGCTAGATATAATTTTTTTCCAAGCAATCAAAAATTGCTTCTTGAAGAGCTTGCAAAAGATGTTTTATTAGAAGATCTCAAGCAAATGCTTTTAATTCGTAATTTTGAAATTAGAGCTGAGTCTGCATATCAACATGGCCATATTGGAGGTTTTTTTCACTCCTATATGGGGCAAGAAGCAATTCAAGTAGCAGCCTACCGTGTATTTGGAAAAGAGCATTGGTATGTAACCTCTTATCGTTGTCATGCACTTGCGCTACTTCTAGGTGCAACACCTGACGCTCTTATGGCAGAGCTTTATGGAAAAGTTACTGGCAATGCACAGGGCAGGGGTGGTTCTATGCATTTTTTTACGGAAAAACTTTTAGGAGGGCATGGCATTGTAGGTGGACAGATACCTATTGCCACGGGCGCTGCATTTACTTCTAAGTATTTAGGTAAAAAAGATGAGTGTACACTCTGCTTTTTAGGAGATGGTGCTGTTGCACAAGGCTCTTTTCATGAATCTTTGAATTTAGCAGCTCTTTGGAAGCTTCCTTGCATCTATATTATCGAAAATAATCAGTGGGGGATGGGAACATCTGCTACAACTGCAATTGCAGTAGATCAGATAGCAGAGAGAAAAGCTCCTGGCTATAATATGAAGAGCTATACGTTTGATGGTATGGATTATTTCAATTGTTTTGCTGGTTTTAAGTTTTTAAAAGAAGAGATGAGTAGGACAGAAGAGCCTATTCTTGTAGAAGTTGTTACTGAGCGTTTTAGGGGACATTCGATTTCTGATCCTGGTCTTTATCGCTCAAAAGAAGATTTGCATGCTTGTATGTCTAAAGACCCTATTCTCATTTTAAAAAATATTTTAATAGAAAAGGGCTTTTTGACAGAGGATTTGTATAAGATAATGGATAAACAAGCAAAGGATTGCATGGTCGAATCGATGCGGTTTGCTGAAGAGAGTCCATGGCCAGATCCTATCCATTTAGAGGAAGATGTTTTTGCACCTTAA